Proteins encoded in a region of the Elaeis guineensis isolate ETL-2024a chromosome 7, EG11, whole genome shotgun sequence genome:
- the LOC105048134 gene encoding 14-3-3-like protein D isoform X2 — translation MASQKERENYIYVAKLAEQAERYDEMVESMKKVAKLDVELTVEERNLLSVGYKNVIGARRASWRILCSIEQKEEARGNEQHVKRIREYRQKVESELSNICNDIMTVIDEHLIPSSSAGESSVFYYKMKGDYYRYLAEFKSGSERKEAAEQSLEAYQAATSTAEADLSPTHPIRLGLALNFSVFYYEIMNSPERACHLAKQAFDEAISELDTLSEESYKDSTLIMQLLRDNLTLWTSDIPEDGEDTREGTGKAGAAEDAE, via the exons ATGGCATCGCAGAAGGAGCGGGAGAACTACATCTACGTCGCCAAGCTCGCCGAGCAGGCCGAGCGCTACGATG AGATGGTGGAATCGATGAAGAAGGTGGCGAAGCTCGATGTGGAGCTGACCGTGGAGGAGAGGAACCTGCTCTCCGTGGGGTACAAGAACGTGATCGGTGCGAGGAGGGCGTCTTGGAGGATCCTCTGTTCGATCGAGCAGAAGGAGGAGGCGAGGGGGAACGAGCAGCACGTGAAGAGGATCCGGGAGTACCGACAGAAGGTGGAGTCGGAGCTCTCCAACATCTGCAACGACATCATGACTGTCATCGACGAGCATCTCATCCCGTCGTCCTCTGCTGGGGAGTCCTCCGTGTTTTACTACAAGAT GAAGGGAGATTACTATCGTTACCTGGCAGAGTTCAAGAGTGGCAGTGAGAGGAAAGAGGCTGCAGAACAATCTCTCGAGGCCTATCAG GCGGCTACCAGTACAGCTGAGGCAGATCTGTCTCCCACACACCCAATTCGTCTGGGTTTGGCATTGAATTTCTCTGTCTTTTATTATGAGATTATGAACTCACCTGAAAG GGCCTGCCACCTTGCCAAGCAAGCTTTTGATGAGGCCATCTCTGAGCTTGATACGCTGAGTGAGGAATCTTACAAAGATAGCACATTGATTATGCAACTTTTGAGAGACAATCTCACCTTGTGGACCTCTGACATTCCAGAGGATGGAG
- the LOC105048134 gene encoding 14-3-3 protein 9 isoform X1, with protein sequence MASQKERENYIYVAKLAEQAERYDEMVESMKKVAKLDVELTVEERNLLSVGYKNVIGARRASWRILCSIEQKEEARGNEQHVKRIREYRQKVESELSNICNDIMTVIDEHLIPSSSAGESSVFYYKMKGDYYRYLAEFKSGSERKEAAEQSLEAYQAATSTAEADLSPTHPIRLGLALNFSVFYYEIMNSPERACHLAKQAFDEAISELDTLSEESYKDSTLIMQLLRDNLTLWTSDIPEDGAEDTREGTGKAGAAEDAE encoded by the exons ATGGCATCGCAGAAGGAGCGGGAGAACTACATCTACGTCGCCAAGCTCGCCGAGCAGGCCGAGCGCTACGATG AGATGGTGGAATCGATGAAGAAGGTGGCGAAGCTCGATGTGGAGCTGACCGTGGAGGAGAGGAACCTGCTCTCCGTGGGGTACAAGAACGTGATCGGTGCGAGGAGGGCGTCTTGGAGGATCCTCTGTTCGATCGAGCAGAAGGAGGAGGCGAGGGGGAACGAGCAGCACGTGAAGAGGATCCGGGAGTACCGACAGAAGGTGGAGTCGGAGCTCTCCAACATCTGCAACGACATCATGACTGTCATCGACGAGCATCTCATCCCGTCGTCCTCTGCTGGGGAGTCCTCCGTGTTTTACTACAAGAT GAAGGGAGATTACTATCGTTACCTGGCAGAGTTCAAGAGTGGCAGTGAGAGGAAAGAGGCTGCAGAACAATCTCTCGAGGCCTATCAG GCGGCTACCAGTACAGCTGAGGCAGATCTGTCTCCCACACACCCAATTCGTCTGGGTTTGGCATTGAATTTCTCTGTCTTTTATTATGAGATTATGAACTCACCTGAAAG GGCCTGCCACCTTGCCAAGCAAGCTTTTGATGAGGCCATCTCTGAGCTTGATACGCTGAGTGAGGAATCTTACAAAGATAGCACATTGATTATGCAACTTTTGAGAGACAATCTCACCTTGTGGACCTCTGACATTCCAGAGGATGGAG